The following is a genomic window from Candidatus Marinimicrobia bacterium CG08_land_8_20_14_0_20_45_22.
AATAGATTTGATAGTTCCTCCGATAAGCCTTTTTCCCTGCAGAGGTTTTTCACTACGGCGATCAGCGAAACCGAATAGTTCTGTAAAAAAACTGCCGAAACGTGAACCAACTGCTTTTGTTCAGACGTAAGCGGTAAGCCTAACTTCCCGATTTTAGAAGTTAACTGAATGAGTTCAGAATCGATCTCTCCTTCGCATGCAAATATTCCCGTTGAAAACCGCTGAATGCCCGTCTCAATGTCCGGCGCGCTGAGCACCGGATGACACGAACCGACCCGACAGCCGCGCTTTTTGAGCGGTTTTAAAATTTCCGAATTTAAAAATCCGGATGTATGAAACGCCAAACATCCGTTAAAATTGACTGGTAATTTGGCAAGATTCTGCGCAACGGTTTCAATCGCATCGTCAGAAACCGAGATAATCAACCAATCTGTCGGTTTATCGAAATCGCCAATCTGTGTCGTGGTCACTTCAAACCGAATCCATTTTTCGGCTTGTTCAAGCCTTATTGAAGAGCGATTCCATAAAAATTGTGGAATCAAACCGTTCTTTTGAAGATGATATGCAAAAGAAATCCCGATGCGGCTGGCTCCGAAAATACTAAACGTGTGATGGGCGCATATCATTTTCGGTACTTTCTGATAAATCGATTAAAGTTCAAACACAGCCGCCGATAAATATCCGACCACCTGATCGCCGAGGCCGACCGTATCGCCCAAATTCCGGTAGTCCAGCGTCTTACATCTGGCTTTCCCCAAAATCTTGGCATATTTAAGCAACGTCAGGATCGGCGCTAATCCGCAGGCTTCCAGCGAGTTGTTCTCATAACCGGATTCCAACGCGCTTAAATCATATTTTTCCAAAAGTGAAATAAGATGTTTGTCCATTTTAACCGCTTCTGGATACGGATGATAATGAGAAAGATCCGAACTCGCCACAACGACGAATTCAATCTTTTCAAAGACTTCCGCAAGGATAAGCGCAAATTCATCGAGTTCGTTCATGGTCGCCGAGCCAATGACGATTGGAATAAGCGAAAACTCAGGGAAAATACATTGAAGAAACGGAAGTTGAACCTCGATCGCGTGTTCAGTCTGATGCCCTTTCACCGAACGATAAACGACTCCGCCGCGTTCGGTCAGCAGGTCGCAGATTTTCTGATCGACCGGAATTTCGCCCATCGGCGTTTGGTAGGCTTTCCCTGAAAAAACCGAAATCCCCCGGAAATATTCATGATGACTCGGAGCGATCACAACGATTTTTGAAAACGGGTGCTTCCGTAAAAAACGATAACCGACAGCGGCAACCGGTCCCGACGCGACATATCCGGCATGCGGTGAGATGATCCCAAACAAACGCTTCAACGTAATGATCGATTCCGACGCCGACTCCAGATATTGAACGACTGCCTTCTCGAGCGAGGTGGCGTTCCCTGGATAAAACGTGCCCGCAACGGCAGGCTTTCTTATCGATTTCGGATCAACCTTCATACTTCACCTTTTGTATTAAAGGTAGCCTACAAATAATTCAAAGTCAAGCGTCGATTTACTCCTCTCGAAGAACGGGTTGAATAGCCGCTTTTCCAAACTTCCGATGAATCTGTTCCCATATTTTCCGGTTGATTATTATCTCCAACAAAATATGTTCATCGGAATATTTTTCGGACAGGATAAACGCATGGTCCCGAACATAGGCAATATCGCGAACCTCCGATAGCGGAATCTGAATCATCATTTGAATTTCCATCTTTTTTAACTCCGCAATGACAGCACGCCGCAGATCATCAGTCTTTAAGCGGTTCAACGCCGATAAAAAGACCGCATCTGGATAGATTCGTTTCGCATCCGAAAAAATCTCTTTATCCATCCGATCGATCTTGTTAAACACGACGATTGACGGTTTGTGACTGACCTTCAAATCTGCCATTACTTCTTCAACAGTTTGTAGATGAACTAAACATTGCGGATGGCTGATGTCAGCAACTTTCACAATGAGATCGGCTTCTTCGATTTCCTTCAGCGTGCCTCGAAACGAAGCGACCAGATGATGCGGCAATTTACGGATGAAGCCGACCGTATCACTGAGCAAAATCCGGTGAAATTTATCGAGTTGGCATTGTCGGACGGTCGTGTCTAATGTAGCGAATAATTTATCCTCGACGAGAACTTCCGAGCCTGTGAAAAGATTCATAAGTGTAGATTTTCCCGCATTCGTATAACCGACGAGCGAAACATTGTAATTTCCGCGTCGACTTTTTCGCTGTACCACGCGATCGTTTTCGATCCTTTGCAGTTCTTTTTTCAATCGGGAAATGCGAACTTTGATCAGCCGTTTGTCCGTTTCTATTTGCGTTTCGCCCGCTCCGCCGCGCACATTGATTCCGCCGATCTGCCGCTCCAGATGCGTCCAGCGACGTGTTAACCGTGGAAGCAGATATTCAAGCGTTGCCAGTTCGACCTGCGTTTTCGCTTCGCGCGTCCGCGCATGGCTGGCAAAGATTTCTAAGATGATTCCGCTTCGGTCGCGGATTTCCATTTCCAAAGCACGTTCAAGATTTCGCATCTGCGTTGGCGACAGGTCATCATTAAAAACGATCTCGTCGATTTTGAGTTCTTCAAGCAGATTTTTAATCTCGGCAACTTTTCCGCTTCCAATGAAAGTCGCCGGATCGATTCGTTTGAGCGGAACGGTCAGAATTTCACCATCGTAATTCAGCGTTGCGACTAACAATCGTAGTTCTTCCAGTTGCTCCGCAATGGTTCCGGATGACTGATCGGCTGTCACTGCGCCAATCAAAAGCACCCGTTCCATTTCCTGACTCTGCTTCTCAGGAATATTATTCATCATGGATTTGTCTCTTCTGAAATGTTCACGCGGTTGATTCTTCCAATATAGGTTTCCAACGCGGCAATAATTATCGCTATAACTAAGAGGAGAATCGTGTATTCGCGATTCAAATTCATCGGTAGGGATTCATTGCCTTGCTCGGCTTCATAAACGGCAATTCTCGATGGCAGGAAATCGCCAATCTCACGGAAATCCCCCTCATCGAAAAATTCTCCGATACATTCCGACTCTGGAATATTAGCCGCGAATGAAAATACACGCCGATTGCCGGACGCTACTCGATAGATACCCGCTGTGGCACAATCGGAAAAACTGAATCCCGAACCTTTGTCTCTCCGTGGATGAATTTCCTTCCCAGTCGGCGTTGCCACGACCAAATTGGTGACGTTCTGAGTTCCCGCAAATTCAAACCGAACCGTATCGCCGCAGAAATAACTTGTCCGCTGACCGTTTTTCCCAGCCGCGTACAGCGCCGCACGACGGACCAGCGTTGGAAATAGGCCTGTCAACTGGAAATCGGTCCAATTCGGATTTGGCGCCGTCGCAAAAGTCAGGATGAGTCCGGTTCCTCCGATCGTCTCGATCAGGAACGGGGTTCCATCATCGAATCCGGCGAGAATCGTCTGATTCTCGTCCGTCAGAAATCCCGGAACGACAAAGAAGCGCGGCGAGTTTTCCAACCGTTCTTTCTTCTGCCATAAATCCCGAAAAACAGGATGCCCGGATTTTAGCGAACCGAGTTTCAAATAAGAATCGCCGGATGATTTTCGCGTATCTCTCCACTTTGGAAGATCGAACGGCTCCGACCATGTACGATTAAAATTTTCTGGCTGGCAATGTTCGCCAGGAAAGACTATTAATCCGCCACCGCTATCTAAAAAGTTGCCGATATTTTCCCGAAACGTTTCGGGAATTCTGTCAACATCGCCGAACAAAAGTGCGTCGTATTTCCGAAGATTTTCCGCCGGCAGTTGCGATTCCGTCGTAAACTGGATGTCGAACCGTGAGCCGTTTTTCGCTTCCAGCGCTTTGATGAAATATCGCGCATCCGATAAATTTTGTCCGATGATCAAAATCCGAATCGAATCCGGAACATTCATCACAAAATAGCGTCGGTTATCTAAGGGCAAATCGTCATCCGGCGTTTCAGCAAAACCTGACAAATATCCGGCGCTTTGTGAAGTCCATTCAAACGAGATGTCCGCCGAACCACGTCGCGGGACCGAAACAACGCTTTGTCCGACGCGTTCGCCTTCGATAAAAAGCGAAACCGGCGATTCTACGGACCCCGGCGTCCAATTCGTCAGAACCGGCCGAATCGTCGCCGATTTGCCCGCTTCGACGATCTGGTCGGGAATTTCGATCCGTGAAATCCCGATGTTATATCCTTCCCGGTTCACAGGAAGCAAGAGAAATCGGGCTCCCAGTTTTTCCCGAAAAGGCTGAAGCGGATTAATCGTTGGTACGCTCGTTTGCCATGAACTTTTCTGAAAATCGCTGGCGATCCAGACGGCGACGGACGCTTCGGGATATTTTTCCATATTCTCCATCACCGTTTGAAGTGCGACATCGAGCTTTGCCGCAAGTGGTTTGATGGATAAACCGTCAATTGCGCGCTTCAAATGAGCAGAGTTTTTAACAAACCCAACATCACGTATAACCTTTGGCTCGGTGGCATCGATTAGATGAACCGTGACGGGAAATTCAATCTCGGAGAACGCTGTTTGAAGGCTGTTTTGAGCAATTTCCAAAAGATTCTGACCTTCGACGGCTTTGCCCATGGAAACAGAACAATCAAGAATCAGATAAACTATTGTGCCTCGTCGAATTGTAAAATCACCGGCAAAATTCGTTCGATACGGGCGCGCAAATGCCAAAATAATGGATAAGACCAGCAAAGTCCGAAGAATCAGTAGAATAATCTGGCGCAGTTTGAGTCGCCGAATGACATCGTTTTCCAATTGTTTCAAAAACCGGATAGAACTGAACTCTACGGTCTGAAACCGCCGACGCCCAAACAGATGGATGATAACGGGAATTGCCGCCAGCGGAAGGAAAAAAAGGAAAAACGGATTAACGAAAGACATGAACAGCCAACCGATTCACCACTGTTTATCTCATTAAAGCGTCCATGAGTATGCTTCCGATCAACGGAATAGTAATATTATCGTCGAATTTCCACGACATCAATTCTACCAAGCTCGTTGCAACCGCTCCAACGGCTTTTACCCAAAACGGAACGCCGGGAATCCAAAAAGTTACTAAGAGCCCGGACAGAACAAACGCGAGCGAACCTTCCAGCGTCTTGTTATGAATAAGACGGATTTTACCGAAAGCCATCCCGATAAGAGCCGCTGATGGATCGCCTATCGTTAGAAAGAAAAGAGAAATCGTCGCAATTTCTTTCGGAAAAAAGTAAATCACGATCAAACTGCCAAGAAACACGTAACTCGCTCCGGTTAAGTAATTCTCCTTCTCATGCGGCCGAACCATCCAACCGAATATCTTAACATAGAGCCGTTTGCATGATGGAATTGTCATGCGTAAAACTTCGGCGACGAGGATGATCAGCGTCATCAATCCGATGACGATCAGACCGGTTTTCCTTGGAAAAAAAAGACAATAGAGTAAAGGAATGAGCGAGGAAATGTAGTGTATCGCTTTTCTGGCTAATTCGCCTTCGTAAACTTTATTCATGCTTTGGCTTTTTTGCTAAGGGTTGTAAAAGCACGCGCGGGATCAGATTCGCCGAAAACGGCTTTACCGGCAACTAACAGATCCGCACCAGCGGAAACCGCAACAGCGAGCGTTTCCAAGTTGATGCCACCATCTACTTCTATCAGAAAACCAT
Proteins encoded in this region:
- the amrB gene encoding AmmeMemoRadiSam system protein B, whose protein sequence is MKVDPKSIRKPAVAGTFYPGNATSLEKAVVQYLESASESIITLKRLFGIISPHAGYVASGPVAAVGYRFLRKHPFSKIVVIAPSHHEYFRGISVFSGKAYQTPMGEIPVDQKICDLLTERGGVVYRSVKGHQTEHAIEVQLPFLQCIFPEFSLIPIVIGSATMNELDEFALILAEVFEKIEFVVVASSDLSHYHPYPEAVKMDKHLISLLEKYDLSALESGYENNSLEACGLAPILTLLKYAKILGKARCKTLDYRNLGDTVGLGDQVVGYLSAAVFEL
- the hflX gene encoding GTPase HflX yields the protein MMNNIPEKQSQEMERVLLIGAVTADQSSGTIAEQLEELRLLVATLNYDGEILTVPLKRIDPATFIGSGKVAEIKNLLEELKIDEIVFNDDLSPTQMRNLERALEMEIRDRSGIILEIFASHARTREAKTQVELATLEYLLPRLTRRWTHLERQIGGINVRGGAGETQIETDKRLIKVRISRLKKELQRIENDRVVQRKSRRGNYNVSLVGYTNAGKSTLMNLFTGSEVLVEDKLFATLDTTVRQCQLDKFHRILLSDTVGFIRKLPHHLVASFRGTLKEIEEADLIVKVADISHPQCLVHLQTVEEVMADLKVSHKPSIVVFNKIDRMDKEIFSDAKRIYPDAVFLSALNRLKTDDLRRAVIAELKKMEIQMMIQIPLSEVRDIAYVRDHAFILSEKYSDEHILLEIIINRKIWEQIHRKFGKAAIQPVLREE